The nucleotide window CCAGCGATTCCGGCATGGCTGCCGACACCCCGTCCAGCGCCGATGCTGACGCCGCAGAACTGGACCTGGTGCTGGACTTCGATGCGTCCGGCAGCCCATCCGACAGCACGCCGGCTGAACCGGACACCGCAAGCGGCACCGCGGATGCATCACCGGTGGTGGAGCTGGATCTTGCGCTCTCGGAGCAACTCGCTGCGTCCTTGCAGACATCGCAGGAAGACGACAACGAATCTGCCGAGATCCAGATCGGCGAGTTGACCATCTCGCGTGCCCTCTTCGGTATTTTCCTCGACGAGGCCTACCGCCACTACACCACGCTGAGTGAAGCCTTTATCGACTTCAGTACCCGTGGCGAAGTCGAACCGGCCTTCGTGCATGCCGCCCACACGCTATGCGGCATTGCCAACACGACTGGGTTCGCGAATCTGGGCGAACTGGCGCACGCCATCGAACAAGCCTTGCTGGCCCACCAGCAAGCCGGCATCGCGCTGGAGCAGGAAGACTACGGCACACTGGCCCTGGCCATTGATGAAGTCGGCGCCATGCTGGGCAAGATCAGCAACTATGCCTCGCCTGGTGCGGCATCGCCCTCGGTTGCGCCGCTGCTGGCCTTGGCCAATCGCCTCAAGGACAGCGCCCATCCGCTCACCATCGCCAGCGAAGCCATTACCCTGACCTCGGCAGACGAAGAGCTGTCGCTGGAGCTCGACGCCTTCTCGCCGCAGGTGGCAGAGACACCTGCTGCGGCGACAGATGAGCTGATCCTCGACCTGGATGCAATCGAGCCCGATAGCGCGGCAACGGCACCAGGTATCGAAGACCCGGCCCCTGCCGATGACGAGGTACTGGAACTCACCGTGCCTGCAGAAGACGGCGAAGCTCAGGATGAGGTGTTGCTCGACTTCCCGCTCGATGAGCCCGAAGCCGAAGCCGAAGCCGAAGCCGAAGCCGAAGCCGAAGCCGAAGCCGACATCATGGTGGCACCGGTTTCCGACACCCAGCCCGTTTTTGAGTCGATTACGCTCGACGAGGATGAGGTCATCTCGCTAGAGGGTCTCACCATCGATGAGACCGTGGCAGACGTAGTTGCGCCCCCCGACACCACCATCGAGCTGACTGCCGACGAGTCACTGAATATCGACAACATCCCCGTCCTGCTGGACGAAGATACCGTGTCGGTCGTCGAACTCGAACCATTGGCCGCCCCCTTGGCAGACCTGCCGCTGGCCGATGTGGACGAATCGCTCATCGTGCACGAGTCGCCCGTTGACCACGGCGACGATGCAGAAATTCTGGATGCCATTTCGGCGGCCGCCGCCAAGGTGGAACCGGTCGCCGAAGTCGGCCTGCCCACACCGGCAGAGGCCGATGGCGTCGGTGCCGTCATGCATCTGAGCAGCACCGATCGCCTGGGTAGCATCACGGTATCGGATGAGCTGGACGAGCAGTTGCTGCCGATCTTCATCGAAGAAATGCAGGAACTGCTGCCCGAAGTTTCCGCCGGCCTGCGCGCCCTGCGCGACAGCAGCGAACAATCCGAAACGCTCGATTCCCTCAAGCGCGTGTTGCATACGCTCAAGGGCAGCGCCCGGATGGCCGGGGCCATGCGCCTGGGTGAAGCCACCCACAATATGGAAACCCGCCTGCTCAACGCAGGCGAGCATCTGCCCCCGGGTATCATCGATGAGCTGGACCTCGATTACGACGCCATCGTTGAGCTGCAGGATCGTCTGATCAATGGCGAACCTGTCAGTGCCGACGCCGAGGCAGAAGACAGCGTCATTGATGCGCAAGACGCCAGCGACGACACGCCTGCAGCCAGCACGGCGGTCGCGGCAATCTCGCCCATGCAACCCGCCCGTGCTGCGGCACCGGCTATCGCCCTGTCTGATCCCGATGCCGGTCGCGCCAGCATCCGGGTGCGCGCCGATCTCGTCGACCGCCTGGTCAACCAGGCCGGTGAGGTGGCGATCTCGCGCAGCCGTATCGAATCCGAAATGCTGCTGCTCAAGCGCTCCTTGCTGGAACTGACCGACAACGTGGTGCGCTTGCGCGGCCAGTTGCGTGAAGTGGAAATCCAGGCGGAATCGCAAATGCAGTCGCGCCTGTCGATGGTCGGCGATGCACCGGACTTCGACCCGCTGGAATTCGACCGCTTTACCCGCTTGCAGGAACTCACGCGCTTCATGGCCGAGAGCGTGAACGACGTGGCCACCTTCCAGCACAACCTGCTGAAGAACCTCGACGAATCCAGCGCCGCCCTGACCCAGCAAGCGCGGATGACGCGTGACCTGCAACAGGAGCTGATGCGTATCCGTATGGTGCCGTTCTCCTCGGTGTCCGAACGTCTTTACCGCGTGGTACGCCAGACGGGCAAGGAAACCAGCAAGAAGGTCAACCTGGAAATCCGCGGCGGACGGGCTGAGATTGACCGTTCGGTGCTGGAAAAGATGGTGTCGCCGTTCGAGCACATGCTGCGTAACGCGATCGACCACGGCCTCGAAAAGCCCGAAGACCGGCTTGCTCTGGGCAAGAACGAATTCGGTGAAGTCGTCGTTGAGGCCCGTCAGGAAGGTAACGAGCTGGTCCTGACCCTGCGCGACGATGGTGCCGGTCTGAACATCGATCGCATTCGCCAGAAGGGCCTGGAAAAGGGCCTGATCGAGGCGAATACCGACTACACGGATGCGCAGATCATGGCGCTGATCTTTGAGGCCGGCTTCTCCACCGCCAGCGCCGTGACCCAGCTCTCGGGCCGTGGTATCGGCATGGATGTGGTGAAGAGCGAAATCGAAGAACTGGGCGGCCGCGTGGAGGTCACCTCCACGCTCGGCAAGGGCACGACCTTCGTGATCCACCTGCCGCTGACGCTGGCGGTGACACAGGCGGTGCTCGTCAAGGTGGCCGGCAAGCTGTATGCGATTCCGTCGGTCATGGTCGAGCAGGTTCAGGAACTCAAGATCGACCCGTTGAACCAGCTGTATCAGCAGCACCAGGCCGAGTGGCAGGGCAATGTGTATCCCTTCCACTATCTGCCGCGGCTGATGGGCGATTACGACACCCAGCCCGAGCAGAAGCGCTACAACACCATCATGCTGTTGCGCTCGGGTGTGAACCGGATCGCGATCCACGTCGATGAACTGGTGAAGAACCAGGAAGTCGTGGTGAAGAACATCGGCCCGCAGCTGGTACGTGTGGCCGGTATCGCCGGTGCCACCGTGCTGGGTAACGGCGAGATCGTGCTGATCATCAACCCGATCGCCCTGCTGCAGCGCCGCGCCGAAGCCCCGGTAGCCGATTTTGATGCCGCCATGGCAGCCAGCGCACCGGCACCTGAAGAGATCATGCAGGTCATGCCGCTGGTCATGGTGGTCGATGATTCGCTCACCGTGCGCAAGATCACCAGCCGTTTGCTGGCGCGCGAAGGCTATCAGGTCGAGACCGCCAAGGATGGTGTGGATGCGCTGCAGAAGCTGCAGGACATCCGCCCGGCCGTGATGCTGCTGGACGTGGAAATGCCCCGTATGGATGGCTTCGAACTCACGCGCAACCTGCGAGCGAATGCCGATACACGCGACATCCCTATCATCATGATCACCTCGCGGACTGCCGACAAACACAAGAACTACGCGTTCGAACTGGGCGTCAATGTGTTCCTGGGCAAGCCCTATCAAGAAGACGAGCTGATGGGTCACATCCAGCGGCTGATCGCCAACGAGGCGGTGGACGCCTGATTACGGATCGTCCCACCAAAGACAAAGGCCCCGCTTCAACGGGGCCTTTGCCTTTGGTGGGTGTACCGGTTCAATGCTTGCCGTACTGCTCCGCAAACCACAGCGCAAATGCCTCCCGCTCCGTTTCGCTCATGTGCAAGCCCTGCTTGGTCCGTCGCCACAGGATGTCATCGGGTGCGCGTGCCCATTCCTCCTGCTGCAGATAGCGCACCTCGCTCTCGTACAGGGTGGCGCCAAAATGGCGGCCCAGATCAGCCACAGTGAGTGCTACGCCCAGCACCTTGCCGATACGGTCACCGAACTGGTGTGCCAGCCGCGTCACCAGCTCCTCGGGCAGATCGGGATAACGGCCGCGCTGCTCGGCCAGAAAGGCCGGGAAATTTGCATACGGGATGGCGCCGCCAGCCAAAGGCGGGGGGGGGTCATGCAGCTGGAATCGCTCGAAGTACGGTTGCAACTGGGCCATCGCATGACGCGCCAGCTGCCGATAGGTGGTCAGCTTGCCACCAAATACCGAAAGCACCGGCGCGCCTTCACGGTCCAGGCGCAACACATAGTCACGGGTAATGGCAGACGGATTGCCACGGCGGTCGTCATACAGGGGCCGCACGCCCGAATAGCGCCACACCACATCCGCAGGCGTGGGCGGCTGCTCAAAATACTCGGCTACCAGGTTGCACAGGTAGGTCACCTCCTCATCCGTACAGGCCACCTCGCCGGGTGCGCCGGTATGGACGATATCGGTGGTGCCGATCAAGCTGAAACGCCCCTCGTAGGGCAGCACGAACACGATGCGTCCATCCTGGTGCTGGAGGATGAACGCCTGCGGTCCATCGTGCAGTGCCGGCACCACGATGTGGCTGCCCTTGACCAGCTTGACGGAATCGCGCGCACCCAAACCCAGCCCTTCGCGCAGCACACGCTCGGCCCAGGGGCCGGCCGCGTTGACGATGGCACGCGCATAAAGGGTTTCCTGCTGGTGCGTGCTCGATTCAATCTGTACCCGCCATTCACGCCCCTCCCTGCGTGCCGAGCGCAGCCGCGTGCGTGTACGGATGGTGCCGCCCAGTTCACGGCACTGCATGGCATTGGCTACAACCAGACGCGCATCGTCGGCCCAGCAGTCGGCATAGACGAAACCCTTGCGAAAGGCCGGCTTGAGTGGCCGCCCCCAGGCATGCTTGCCCAAGCGGATCGAGTACGAGGAGGGCAAACGATCACGCCCGCCCAGATGGTCATACAGAAACAGCCCCATGCGGATCAGCCAGGCCGGCCTCAGACCCGCGTGATGCGGCAACACGAAGCTCAGCGGCCAAACCAGATGTGGCGCCATGCGCAGCAAGACTTCGCGCTCTGCCAAGGCTTCCCGCACCAGACGGAATTCCTTGTGCTCCAGATAACGCAGGCCGCCGTGGATCAACTTGCTCGATGCCGAGGAGGTGGCACCCGCCAGATCGCCCTGTTCCAGCAACAGCACCCGCAAGCCGCCCTGAGCGGCATGATTGGCGATGCCGGCACCATTGATGCCACCGCCAATAATAATAAGGTCGTAGTGATTGGTTTCCATGCGCTTTCAACATAGCCCATCGGCTATGCTGCTCACCAAGGAAGTCATTCAATCGCGTACAAAAGGAAACACGTCATGACCACCTTGCTGGCCATCGACCAGGGCACCACCAGCACACGCGCCATGCTGTTCAATCGCGAGGGCAAGGTCCTCGCCCGCGCGCAGACCGAGCTGCCGCAGTCCTACCCGGCCGATGGCTGGGTCGAGCACGATGCGCAACGCATCTGGGCCGATACCCAGTCCGTGGTAAGCGATGCCCTGCAACAGGCCGGTCTGGCAGCCGCCGACATCACCGCCGTGGGCGTGACCAACCAGCGCGAAACCACGGTGGTATGGGATCGCGCCACCGGCGTACCCATCCACCCCGCCATCGTCTGGCAAGACAGGCGCACGGCCGAGTGGTGCCGCAAGCAACACAGCGCCGAGCGTGAATCCTGGCTGCAAACGCGCACCGGCCTACTGCTGGATCCGTATTTTTCGGCGACCAAGATTACCTGGCTGCTCGATCACGTCCCCGGCGCACGCGCCCGTGCCGAAGCCGGCGAGCTAGCCTTCGGCACCATCGACTGCTGGTTGATCTGGCAACTCACGGGCGGCAAGGTCCACGCCACCGACGCCAGCAACGCCTCACGCACACTGCTGTTCAATCTGCACACGCAGGATTGGGACCCGGAACTGCTAGCCTTCTTTGGCGTACCGGCGAGCCTGCTGCCCCAGGTACTCGACAGCGCCGCCGACTTCGGCAACACCGATCCCGCACTATTCGGCGCCGCCATGCCGATCCGTGGCGTGGCCGGCGATCAGCAGGCGGCCAGCTTCGGGCAGGCCTGCTTTGCGCCAGGCATGGTCAAATCGACCTACGGCACCGGCTGTTTCATGATGATGAATACGGGCAAAGAGGTGGTCCATTCGCGCAACCGCCTGATCAGCACCGTCGCCTGGCGGCTCGGCGGGGAGACCACCTACGCGCTCGAGGGCAGCATCTTCATTGCCGGCGCGGCGGTGCAATGGCTGCGCGACGCGCTCAAGCTGATCGGCAGCGCCAGCGAGACCGAAGCCTGGGCACGGCGCGTGGACAGTAACCACGGCGTTTATCTGGTGCCGGCCTTCACCGGCCTGGGCGCGCCGTACTGGGATCCACAGGCGCGCGGCGCGATCATGGGGCTGACGCGCGATGCCGGTATTGCCGAAATCGTCCGAGCCGCGCTCGAATCCGTGTGTTACCAGAGCCGCGACCTGCTCGACGCCATGCGTGCCGATGGTGCCGCCTTACCGGCAGCGATCCGTGTGGATGGCGGCATGGCAGCCAATGACTGGCTGATGCAGTTTCTGGCCGACTTGCTGGCCACACCGGTAGACCGTCCGGAGGTCACCGAGACCACCGCGCTGGGTGCCGCCTATCTGGCCGGGCTGGGTGCCGGCGTGTACCGGCATCTGGATGAGATTGGGGCGCTGTGGGCACGCCAGCAGACGTTTACGCCCGCCATGCCGGCGAGCCAGCGCGGTGCGCTTTATCGTGGCTGGCAAGAGGCCGTGCAGCGCGTCAGGACAAACTGATCATTCAGCCGGCTCGACCATGCCCTCAGGCAGGCCGTAGGCCATCAGGATGTAATCGTGCTGATCCGGCGTGAACGGCTGCGCCACATAAGGTTGCAGTGCAGACAGCTTGTCGTGTGTCAGGAAGTAACCCAGGCGCATCTCGGGGTCGGCCTGCTGCTGCTCGGCCGCGAACAGGCGGAACAGGAAAGCCGTGGAAATCGTCTCGGCTACGGGCCAGCGGCCGACCAGCGCACCATCCATGCCCTTTTCCCATACTTCCACGGCGCGTTTGATCTGCATGCTGGCAACCCCGGCTACGACGACTGTCTGAACAGTCGCGATTATCGCATCAGTGCGGCGAATGCAGGGCGATCCGGTTGCCTTCGGAATCGGTAAACACGCCCATATAGCCGATTTCCTCCGTGATCAGCCGCTTGGCGATCTGCACCTTGCCGCCCGCCGGCTCAACGCGATCGAGCACCACGCTCAGGTCATCACCACCGTTCAGATAGATCAGCACACCATCCTGCGAAGGCTTGTAGAAGCCGGGTACGTGGATGATCGTACCGCCAACGCCGGCATCGGTATGCGGCAGCACACCCATGCGCAGGCCTTCCATGGGCCACTCGGGCATCTCGTAGGCAAAGATGGCGCTATAGAAGCGCTTGGCGCGGTCGAAGTCCTCGACCGGGATTTCGAACCAGTTGATTGCGTTCTGGCCAGCCATGACATTGCTCCTGCGTAAGTGGATTTCCAGATTAGTTCGGCCTACCCGGCATCGCCACGTATAATCCGCCCCGCGACAGGTGTCCGACCATGATCGGTCGGGTGAAACGGGAAGCCGGTAGGTTTGCATGCAAGCGAATCCGGCGCTGCCCCCGCAACGGTATGTTGTGCTGATGCGTTTTGATGGCCACTGCAGGTTTGACCTGACGGGAAGGCGAAACGCGGAGCAACAAGCCCGGAGACCGGCCTGCCGTCTGCATTCGCCATGAATGCGGTTTTGGTGCGGAGGTCGCGGTGGGCGACACACCCTGCAATGCCCCGGTTCGCCGTACTGCGCCCGCAGTCATCCGGCACCGCATGCCGTTGCGCCTCCGCTTGGACTGATGCCTGCGGTGGGCAGGCGCAACGGAGCACCTTTTCCCATGACTTCCCGATTGACCTCGCTGGCCGCTGCGCTGGCGTTTGCCGGCATGGCCGCGCCCCTGCTGGCCGACAACGCCGGCATCCAGATCACTGCCACCCGCCTGCCGGCCAAGGCAGCCGACCAGGCCGTCAACCTCACGGTCATCAGCCGTGACGACATCGACCGCTCGGCCGCGACCACGATTCCCGATCTGCTCGCCAACGTGGCCGGTGTCACCGTGCGCAAGCTCGACTCCACCGACAATGGCAGCATCGATCTGCGCGGTTTCGGCATTACTGGCCCGAGCAACACGCTGATCCTGCTCGACGGCGTACGCCTCAACGACAACGATCTCTCCGCCCCCAAGCTGGCCTCGATTCCGCTGGAACGCATCGAGCGCATCGAAATCATCCGTGGCGGTAGCGTGGCCTGGGGTAGCGGCAGCACGGGCGGCGTGATCAACCTGATCACGCGCCGCGACAACAGCACCGCCCTGGGCGTACGCCTGGGCAGCAACGATCACCGCGAATTCAGCGCCAGCGGCCATATCAATGTGGGCCAGCACCTGAGCCTGCGCCTCGATGGCCGCGCGCTCGACACCGATGGCTTCCGCGCCAACAGCGGCCATCGTGGCCGCAACGGCTCGGCCGAGCTGGCTTATCGCGATGGCGATACGCGCTTCAGCGCAGGGTATGCCAACGAGCAGGATGACTTCCGCTTCCCCGGCGCGCGCTCCGTCAACCCGGCCACCGGCGTCAATCAGTTCCTCAACGATACCTGGGGCAGCAGCACACTGGCCGACCACGGCGAAACCGATAACGAGCGCTTTACCGTGCACGGCGAAGGTCGCATCGCGGCGTGGCGCTGGGCAGTGGACGCCAGCCGCCGCGAAAAGACAGTGGATAGCCATTTCGAAGACGCCTTCGGTGGCACCACCCAAGCCCATGGCGAAGTGCGCGACCAGCGGGTGTCGCCCCGTGCCTCGTATGACTTCGGTGCCGGATTGTTGAGTTTCGGTATCGACCTGGGCCGCATCCGCGCGAGCAACATGCTCGATTACCGCAGCCCCGGCTTCAATTACGCCAGCGCTAACCAGAGCAAACAGACCGTCCGCGCGCTGTGGGCTGATCTGGGCTACGCCCTGAGCACGACAACGCGCATCAACGTCGGCGCGCGCAGCGAACACATGAAGCAGACGGTGACGGCCAGCGGCGCACCGGCGGTGGAGCGCAGCGAATCGCCATCGGCACTGCAACTGGGCGTACGCCAGCAACTAGGTAGCGATCTGTCGCTGTTTGCCCGCCTCGGCCAGAGCTATCGCCTGCCCAACGCCGACGAACTCGTCGATAACGCCCAATTGGCACCGCAACGCGGCCGCGATATCGAGGCCGGTCTGGATGCCAAACTCGGTGGCGGCACCTTGCGACTCAGCGCCTTCAACCTGCGCCTTACCAACGAAATTGCGTATCAACCGTTTGCCGGCCCCTTCGGCTTCGGCCAGAACATCAACCTGCAGCCCACGCGCCGCGAGGGCCTGAGTGCGGACTGGTCGCAAGCCTTCGGCGATCTCGACTACGGCATCAACGCCACCCTCCAGCAAGCCGAATTCCGTTCGGGCGCCTACGGTGCGGGCGACCTCAACGGCAAGCGCGTGCCGCTGGTACCCAAAACCCTGCTGAACCTGCGTGCCGGATATACCTTTACGAGCGCAACGCGTCTGGATGCTTCGGTGCACGCCGTTGGCGATGCGCGTCTGGATAACGACCAGACCAACACCGGCCCCAAACTGCCCGGTTACGCCACGGTGGATATCAAGCTCAGCCATCGCTGGCAGGATTGGCAGTTCGCGCTGGCTGGTCGCAATCTGGGTGACAAGCGTTACGCAAGCTACGGCATCCGCTCGACTTTCGGCCCCAACTACAACCTGTACCCGGAACCGGGCCGTCGCTGGTTTGCCAGCGCCGATTACCGTTTCTGAGCAGGCCATCGACCAACAAAAAGCCCGGCATTGTGCCGGGCTTTTTGTTGGTCTGGCCTCGTTAGTCCCCTACCTGCACATAGCGCGACCAGATCGCATCCAGCGTCCCGTTCTTGCGGATACGCTCGGCAGCCCGCTCCAGCCGCACACGGACAGCGACATCAAGGCCGTTTGCCGTATAGATCCAGACCTGACGGCGGTGTAACAGCAAGATGTCGCCAAAGTCGTCACGGGCGAGGCGCGTCTGTTTGAGATAGTGCTTGAAGGCTTCGCGGGTGGTGCAAAGCACATCGACCCGATTGGCCAGCAACATCCTCAGGCCACTATCAAAACCGGGCAGGTCATAGAAGCTGGGGGGGCCGGGAAGGACTTCGATCAGATCGGCGCAACCGCCGCGCAAGCGGCCCACGATACGCCCGGCTACCTGCTTCGGCTCGGTCAGCGTCAGGCCGCGCTTGCTCACCAGGATTGAGTCTGCGAGCACCAGCGGCCCGATGCGGTGGGCATCCCGTTTGAGCTGTTCGGTTTCAAAGCTGAAGGTCAGATCCGCCTTGTTGGCCGCCACGGTAGCGGCAACACGCGGGAATGGCATCAAGGCCAGACTGGGCGTCATGCCGGCCTCACGGGCCAGCAGGTTGGCGATCTCGACATAAACGCCCTGCGCGGCCGTACCCGGCACCTGTTTGGCATAAGGCTCCACATCGAACAGCGCGACGCGCAAGGGTTCGGCGTAAGCCGTGACGCACAGGCAGATCAGGAGCAGGGTGATTTGCTTCAGCATGGAACGAGTATAGAACCTAGACTGGACATATCAGCACTAACTGAATTCCCGATCATGCGTACCCGACTGCTGGCCCCGCTTGTCAGTTTGCTCTGCCTACCCGCGCTGGCCGAAGGCGTGCAGATTTATGGCGCGGTGAATATGGGGCTGGTATGGCTGGATAACGGCAGTACGCAGCAGATCAAGGTCGAGAACCTGTACGCCCTGTCGCGCTTGGGGTTCAAGGGCGAGCATGATCTGGGCGAGGGTT belongs to Chitinimonas sp. BJYL2 and includes:
- a CDS encoding VOC family protein encodes the protein MAGQNAINWFEIPVEDFDRAKRFYSAIFAYEMPEWPMEGLRMGVLPHTDAGVGGTIIHVPGFYKPSQDGVLIYLNGGDDLSVVLDRVEPAGGKVQIAKRLITEEIGYMGVFTDSEGNRIALHSPH
- a CDS encoding TonB-dependent receptor — encoded protein: MTSRLTSLAAALAFAGMAAPLLADNAGIQITATRLPAKAADQAVNLTVISRDDIDRSAATTIPDLLANVAGVTVRKLDSTDNGSIDLRGFGITGPSNTLILLDGVRLNDNDLSAPKLASIPLERIERIEIIRGGSVAWGSGSTGGVINLITRRDNSTALGVRLGSNDHREFSASGHINVGQHLSLRLDGRALDTDGFRANSGHRGRNGSAELAYRDGDTRFSAGYANEQDDFRFPGARSVNPATGVNQFLNDTWGSSTLADHGETDNERFTVHGEGRIAAWRWAVDASRREKTVDSHFEDAFGGTTQAHGEVRDQRVSPRASYDFGAGLLSFGIDLGRIRASNMLDYRSPGFNYASANQSKQTVRALWADLGYALSTTTRINVGARSEHMKQTVTASGAPAVERSESPSALQLGVRQQLGSDLSLFARLGQSYRLPNADELVDNAQLAPQRGRDIEAGLDAKLGGGTLRLSAFNLRLTNEIAYQPFAGPFGFGQNINLQPTRREGLSADWSQAFGDLDYGINATLQQAEFRSGAYGAGDLNGKRVPLVPKTLLNLRAGYTFTSATRLDASVHAVGDARLDNDQTNTGPKLPGYATVDIKLSHRWQDWQFALAGRNLGDKRYASYGIRSTFGPNYNLYPEPGRRWFASADYRF
- a CDS encoding Hpt domain-containing protein — encoded protein: MSAHTEFDLGSLIWVKGEIDLALEKARQNLNRYAAATDAAELKFAQTHLHQVRGAVEMVGLSGASRFAEELEVAIGSIERGEAQEGLRAAVVDAMQNLAQYLEGLVNGAPDLPLKLLPIYQQVRLLRGETVSSGADLFFPSLSSDLPATLTSHKLDADALPGYLKNARSRFEAGFLRWIKGDRHDGAVWMVQALFGVAKTQSSGLQRGFWWAAAALAEGSVDNRAKLDIDLKQLFLRLNQQLRRLSENGGKVAERLFRDVLYAIAHMDTKSRQCAAVREAFGLAELLPAGALEDDAQQLAAMQVARELKEVVLHAKDNWARIGGGSADRLPAFRQQLTDVLQRGASLNIDGFVALADTLLAVLADAKTAPDESMALEVATTLLLLENALVVFPEYSSDFPAQSAAMQTRLREGEAAAPDVTLDDVSRRAQERLLMAQVAQEIQANLTQIEQTLDDFFRDASTRGELASTDATIRQIRGALTILDERDAQTILDACAEIVKRNQADDYTAPADELEFLAEAFSSLGFYIDALKREEADRHKLIASVLQRVRGDAPAEPVMAEPTEAEQIAVEFATGPEAERDTPVASAEPAPAPAPAPAAPTPVSEAAVDAELLEVYLEEAVEVLDNVNSHLGTLQEQPGDKDALTVIRRGFHTLKGSGRMVGLNQLGEVAWAVEQVMNKWLQEERRATPSLLQLVGMSTERFGVWVDELKQQGTALVEASAIFALAEQLKSGQEPEASDAGIPPQDDAPAPAETDADSAAEPVAELSSGHDAIEEIDAAAPPATDDDLVDFALPSLEAAQSTVNEPQAEEAHALSFDLDTGADVDVAATELVLDFPVDTAAPDQASDSGMAADTPSSADADAAELDLVLDFDASGSPSDSTPAEPDTASGTADASPVVELDLALSEQLAASLQTSQEDDNESAEIQIGELTISRALFGIFLDEAYRHYTTLSEAFIDFSTRGEVEPAFVHAAHTLCGIANTTGFANLGELAHAIEQALLAHQQAGIALEQEDYGTLALAIDEVGAMLGKISNYASPGAASPSVAPLLALANRLKDSAHPLTIASEAITLTSADEELSLELDAFSPQVAETPAAATDELILDLDAIEPDSAATAPGIEDPAPADDEVLELTVPAEDGEAQDEVLLDFPLDEPEAEAEAEAEAEAEAEADIMVAPVSDTQPVFESITLDEDEVISLEGLTIDETVADVVAPPDTTIELTADESLNIDNIPVLLDEDTVSVVELEPLAAPLADLPLADVDESLIVHESPVDHGDDAEILDAISAAAAKVEPVAEVGLPTPAEADGVGAVMHLSSTDRLGSITVSDELDEQLLPIFIEEMQELLPEVSAGLRALRDSSEQSETLDSLKRVLHTLKGSARMAGAMRLGEATHNMETRLLNAGEHLPPGIIDELDLDYDAIVELQDRLINGEPVSADAEAEDSVIDAQDASDDTPAASTAVAAISPMQPARAAAPAIALSDPDAGRASIRVRADLVDRLVNQAGEVAISRSRIESEMLLLKRSLLELTDNVVRLRGQLREVEIQAESQMQSRLSMVGDAPDFDPLEFDRFTRLQELTRFMAESVNDVATFQHNLLKNLDESSAALTQQARMTRDLQQELMRIRMVPFSSVSERLYRVVRQTGKETSKKVNLEIRGGRAEIDRSVLEKMVSPFEHMLRNAIDHGLEKPEDRLALGKNEFGEVVVEARQEGNELVLTLRDDGAGLNIDRIRQKGLEKGLIEANTDYTDAQIMALIFEAGFSTASAVTQLSGRGIGMDVVKSEIEELGGRVEVTSTLGKGTTFVIHLPLTLAVTQAVLVKVAGKLYAIPSVMVEQVQELKIDPLNQLYQQHQAEWQGNVYPFHYLPRLMGDYDTQPEQKRYNTIMLLRSGVNRIAIHVDELVKNQEVVVKNIGPQLVRVAGIAGATVLGNGEIVLIINPIALLQRRAEAPVADFDAAMAASAPAPEEIMQVMPLVMVVDDSLTVRKITSRLLAREGYQVETAKDGVDALQKLQDIRPAVMLLDVEMPRMDGFELTRNLRANADTRDIPIIMITSRTADKHKNYAFELGVNVFLGKPYQEDELMGHIQRLIANEAVDA
- the glpD gene encoding glycerol-3-phosphate dehydrogenase: METNHYDLIIIGGGINGAGIANHAAQGGLRVLLLEQGDLAGATSSASSKLIHGGLRYLEHKEFRLVREALAEREVLLRMAPHLVWPLSFVLPHHAGLRPAWLIRMGLFLYDHLGGRDRLPSSYSIRLGKHAWGRPLKPAFRKGFVYADCWADDARLVVANAMQCRELGGTIRTRTRLRSARREGREWRVQIESSTHQQETLYARAIVNAAGPWAERVLREGLGLGARDSVKLVKGSHIVVPALHDGPQAFILQHQDGRIVFVLPYEGRFSLIGTTDIVHTGAPGEVACTDEEVTYLCNLVAEYFEQPPTPADVVWRYSGVRPLYDDRRGNPSAITRDYVLRLDREGAPVLSVFGGKLTTYRQLARHAMAQLQPYFERFQLHDPPPPLAGGAIPYANFPAFLAEQRGRYPDLPEELVTRLAHQFGDRIGKVLGVALTVADLGRHFGATLYESEVRYLQQEEWARAPDDILWRRTKQGLHMSETEREAFALWFAEQYGKH
- the glpK gene encoding glycerol kinase GlpK; this translates as MTTLLAIDQGTTSTRAMLFNREGKVLARAQTELPQSYPADGWVEHDAQRIWADTQSVVSDALQQAGLAAADITAVGVTNQRETTVVWDRATGVPIHPAIVWQDRRTAEWCRKQHSAERESWLQTRTGLLLDPYFSATKITWLLDHVPGARARAEAGELAFGTIDCWLIWQLTGGKVHATDASNASRTLLFNLHTQDWDPELLAFFGVPASLLPQVLDSAADFGNTDPALFGAAMPIRGVAGDQQAASFGQACFAPGMVKSTYGTGCFMMMNTGKEVVHSRNRLISTVAWRLGGETTYALEGSIFIAGAAVQWLRDALKLIGSASETEAWARRVDSNHGVYLVPAFTGLGAPYWDPQARGAIMGLTRDAGIAEIVRAALESVCYQSRDLLDAMRADGAALPAAIRVDGGMAANDWLMQFLADLLATPVDRPEVTETTALGAAYLAGLGAGVYRHLDEIGALWARQQTFTPAMPASQRGALYRGWQEAVQRVRTN
- a CDS encoding ABC transporter substrate-binding protein; protein product: MLKQITLLLICLCVTAYAEPLRVALFDVEPYAKQVPGTAAQGVYVEIANLLAREAGMTPSLALMPFPRVAATVAANKADLTFSFETEQLKRDAHRIGPLVLADSILVSKRGLTLTEPKQVAGRIVGRLRGGCADLIEVLPGPPSFYDLPGFDSGLRMLLANRVDVLCTTREAFKHYLKQTRLARDDFGDILLLHRRQVWIYTANGLDVAVRVRLERAAERIRKNGTLDAIWSRYVQVGD